A region from the Citrobacter telavivensis genome encodes:
- a CDS encoding glucuronyl hydrolase, translating to MKDTLSTRSASLSFPALTLDACRDELIVCAHRITRNIAVYGEKFPSACTQNNRYVLKENNDWTNGFWTGMQAIAWEFSGETANLEGVERNVASFKARLAAHHVLDHHDIGFLYSLSAVAYWKLTTRDELTPLILAAADLLVNRFHDSAGFIQAWGTLNDPQEYRLIIDSLINLPLLHVAARISGESRYREVAERHYAAVINNIFREDGSTFHTFYFDPKSGAPSHGKTFQGYSDHSCWARGQAWAILGIPLHWSATGETDHYALWQQACDYFFRHLPEDGVPAWDLLLAGDPDAPKDSSALAIAICGLLEAHKHFPDAGYEKLARQLLQALMTGASAQGDDACEGLLKHGVYAYALGKGIDECTLWGDYFYMEALYRIYQPQWSGYWL from the coding sequence ATGAAAGACACTCTATCGACGCGCAGCGCATCGCTATCCTTTCCTGCCCTTACTCTCGACGCCTGTCGCGACGAACTGATAGTGTGCGCGCATCGCATTACGCGCAATATCGCGGTATATGGCGAGAAGTTCCCCTCCGCCTGCACCCAGAATAACCGCTATGTGCTGAAAGAGAACAACGACTGGACCAACGGTTTCTGGACCGGAATGCAGGCTATCGCCTGGGAGTTCAGCGGTGAAACGGCGAATCTTGAGGGCGTTGAACGTAACGTGGCGAGTTTCAAGGCGCGTCTGGCGGCGCACCATGTTCTGGATCACCACGATATCGGCTTCCTCTACAGCCTGTCAGCGGTTGCCTACTGGAAGCTGACGACGCGCGACGAGTTAACGCCGCTTATCCTGGCAGCAGCAGACCTGCTGGTGAACCGTTTTCACGATAGCGCGGGTTTTATTCAAGCCTGGGGGACGCTTAACGATCCGCAGGAGTATCGCCTTATCATCGATTCCCTGATTAATCTCCCCTTGCTGCACGTGGCGGCGCGGATCAGCGGTGAGTCACGTTACCGTGAGGTAGCGGAGCGCCACTATGCGGCGGTTATCAATAATATCTTTCGCGAAGACGGCTCCACCTTCCATACCTTCTATTTTGATCCGAAGAGCGGAGCCCCTTCGCACGGGAAAACCTTCCAGGGCTATAGCGATCACTCCTGCTGGGCGCGCGGTCAGGCGTGGGCAATCCTCGGGATCCCTCTTCACTGGTCAGCAACCGGAGAAACCGACCACTATGCGCTGTGGCAGCAGGCCTGCGACTACTTCTTCCGCCATCTACCCGAAGACGGCGTTCCCGCCTGGGATTTACTGCTCGCCGGGGATCCGGATGCGCCAAAAGACAGTTCGGCGCTGGCGATCGCCATCTGCGGCCTGCTGGAAGCGCACAAACACTTCCCGGATGCTGGCTACGAGAAACTGGCGCGTCAATTGTTACAGGCACTCATGACTGGTGCTTCTGCTCAGGGTGATGACGCCTGCGAAGGATTACTCAAACACGGTGTTTACGCGTATGCCCTCGGTAAAGGCATTGATGAATGTACTCTCTGGGGAGATTACTTTTATATGGAAGCGTTATACCGAATCTACCAACCGCAATGGTCAGGATACTGGTTATGA
- a CDS encoding PTS cellobiose transporter subunit IIB gives MKKLLICCLFGNTANSLAKKMHVLAESSGNPLMISAVGLDNFASVAPAFDGFLIAPHIQYKLSEIYDIVGNTRPIAIIESLPYASLDAEKVLNFVKEKMPELAA, from the coding sequence ATGAAAAAGCTTCTGATATGTTGTTTGTTCGGGAATACGGCAAATTCACTTGCCAAAAAGATGCATGTACTGGCAGAAAGCAGCGGCAATCCTCTCATGATTAGCGCAGTGGGACTGGATAATTTCGCCAGTGTCGCTCCCGCTTTCGACGGTTTTCTCATTGCGCCGCATATTCAATACAAGCTTTCTGAGATTTATGACATTGTCGGAAACACGCGTCCAATCGCCATTATTGAAAGTTTGCCCTATGCGTCGCTGGACGCAGAGAAAGTTTTAAATTTTGTGAAGGAGAAAATGCCTGAGCTGGCAGCCTGA
- a CDS encoding PHP domain-containing protein, whose protein sequence is MKRIDLHMHSQYSDDADFPVSDLLSMAKAANLAAVAITDHNSARSVEEAIRYGNENGVSVMTGIEIDCSFAGNNYHLLGYGFRRDSRDFDAIEQNFHHLESVATPLKLAKLRALGFQLDVNRLYIMAGDRVPQEEQMAELILEDARNANHELLVPYRAGNPRSDMPLINFFWDFFGRDKPCHVKVDLPPMAEMASIIIDNGGIPVIAHIGANVKEKHLSVIEQMLPLGVQGVEVFSSYHDEALCRELYQFTLDKTLLATSGSDFHGKNKPNIKMGSSQPWAEALPKTLEILDKVTLY, encoded by the coding sequence ATGAAACGTATCGATTTGCACATGCATTCGCAATACAGCGATGATGCGGATTTCCCCGTTAGCGACCTGCTGAGCATGGCGAAAGCGGCGAACCTGGCGGCGGTGGCAATCACCGATCACAACTCAGCGCGATCCGTTGAAGAGGCCATTCGCTATGGCAATGAAAACGGTGTTAGCGTGATGACGGGCATTGAAATTGATTGCTCGTTTGCGGGCAATAACTATCATCTGCTGGGCTACGGTTTTCGTCGTGATAGCCGGGATTTTGACGCCATCGAGCAGAATTTTCACCATCTGGAAAGTGTCGCGACGCCGCTGAAACTGGCGAAGCTTCGGGCGCTCGGGTTCCAGCTTGACGTCAATCGCCTGTATATCATGGCGGGCGATCGCGTTCCGCAGGAAGAGCAGATGGCAGAGTTGATTTTAGAGGATGCGCGCAATGCGAATCATGAGCTGCTGGTGCCGTACCGGGCCGGAAACCCTCGCAGCGACATGCCGCTGATTAATTTCTTCTGGGATTTTTTTGGCCGCGACAAACCGTGCCATGTGAAGGTTGATCTGCCACCAATGGCAGAGATGGCGTCGATCATTATCGATAACGGAGGCATTCCGGTGATTGCGCATATCGGTGCCAACGTAAAGGAAAAGCATCTGTCGGTGATTGAGCAAATGCTGCCGCTCGGTGTGCAGGGCGTGGAGGTATTCTCCAGCTATCATGATGAGGCGCTTTGTCGCGAACTTTATCAGTTCACGCTGGATAAAACGCTGTTGGCAACCAGCGGTAGCGATTTCCACGGTAAAAACAAACCCAACATCAAAATGGGCAGCAGCCAGCCATGGGCTGAAGCACTGCCGAAAACCCTTGAAATTCTTGACAAGGTGACGCTTTATTAG
- a CDS encoding MFS transporter (uncharacterized member of the GPH family of galactose-pentose-hexuronide transporters) has translation MNKSGVKEKIGYGLGDGASNIIWQTIMLFMAYFYTDIYGLSAFHMGTMFLVVRAFDAVADVYIGYLADHTKTKYGQFRPYLLWFSLPFGIFGALTFYTPDFGETGRIIYAYVSYTALSLFYSLVNVPYCALINNISKDAKERVSMQSYRFAFAALGGIIVSVVALPLTKILGAGDLQKGYFLAMVIMGGMSTLMFFLCFAMTKEHYVKEVDKSHNLRGIYQELLIIINDFNWRCIFSLNIASLIAGILKTGGAIYFVSYYMKRPDLVSTVLVIILCTRFVGAMSTTLLYKNFDRVLAYKLTLVIQAVILTALFAVPAESVALICSVICLIHFIDSSSAPLQWSLLSDIIDNVEKKSNNSLSGLVFSTNLFAIKIGIAVGGAIIGWLLTFGGYVGNAAMQTDPAIMTVRLIFTIIPAVFVLIMFFIMQRYRSYDV, from the coding sequence ATGAATAAGTCAGGCGTCAAAGAAAAAATAGGTTACGGATTAGGCGATGGTGCGTCCAATATTATCTGGCAAACCATTATGCTGTTTATGGCCTATTTTTATACAGATATCTATGGATTAAGCGCTTTTCATATGGGGACAATGTTTCTCGTTGTCCGGGCTTTTGATGCCGTTGCTGATGTTTATATTGGTTATCTTGCCGATCATACCAAAACAAAGTATGGTCAGTTCAGACCTTACTTGCTTTGGTTTTCGCTTCCGTTCGGTATTTTTGGTGCATTGACATTTTATACGCCTGATTTTGGTGAGACGGGCAGGATTATTTATGCATATGTTTCTTATACTGCATTATCCCTTTTTTACTCTCTCGTCAATGTTCCTTACTGTGCATTAATCAACAATATTTCAAAGGATGCAAAAGAGCGTGTTTCAATGCAATCGTACCGTTTTGCCTTTGCGGCGTTAGGCGGCATTATTGTGTCGGTTGTCGCGCTACCGTTAACCAAGATACTGGGCGCAGGCGATCTACAGAAAGGTTATTTTCTTGCCATGGTCATCATGGGAGGAATGAGTACCCTCATGTTCTTTCTCTGCTTTGCGATGACCAAAGAGCACTATGTTAAAGAAGTGGATAAAAGTCATAACCTGCGGGGAATATATCAGGAGCTGCTTATTATTATTAACGATTTCAACTGGCGCTGTATCTTTTCGCTTAATATCGCCAGTCTGATTGCAGGTATTTTAAAAACGGGTGGGGCGATCTATTTTGTCAGTTACTATATGAAAAGGCCTGATTTAGTCAGCACGGTACTGGTTATTATTCTTTGCACACGGTTTGTGGGGGCCATGTCCACCACCTTACTGTATAAAAATTTTGATCGGGTACTCGCCTACAAACTGACATTAGTGATACAGGCTGTCATTCTGACCGCACTTTTTGCCGTCCCTGCGGAGTCTGTCGCGTTGATTTGCAGCGTCATCTGCCTGATCCATTTTATTGACTCAAGCTCAGCCCCTTTGCAATGGAGTCTGTTGAGCGACATTATTGATAATGTTGAAAAAAAATCAAATAATTCATTAAGTGGGCTGGTTTTTTCCACCAATCTCTTTGCCATTAAAATTGGTATTGCCGTTGGCGGAGCCATTATCGGCTGGCTGTTGACCTTTGGGGGCTATGTCGGGAACGCCGCGATGCAAACAGACCCCGCCATTATGACGGTGCGCCTCATTTTTACGATTATCCCGGCAGTTTTTGTCTTGATCATGTTTTTTATTATGCAGCGCTATCGTTCATATGATGTGTAA
- a CDS encoding alcohol dehydrogenase catalytic domain-containing protein, producing the protein MTLNVKGYAAFAAKEDLAPHHFVRRDPRDNDVVIEILYSGVCHSDIHNAFNDWGGAKYPMVPGHEIIGRITHVGKAVTKFRVGDYAGVGCMVDSCQHCKPCAQGLEQYCEEGSTLTYNDIDRHDHMPTYGGYSDKIVVTEKFVIKIPETLDLKGAAPLLCAGITTWSPLRHWKVGPGSQVAVVGLGGLGHMAIKLAKALGAEVTLFSRSPNKEADARRLGAAHIVISTDEKQMQGVYNQFDLIIDTVPYVHDLKPYIPTLALNGTLVLVGYLGDLDPVLNSTPLILGRKSVAGSVIGGIAETQEMIDFCAEHQITSDIELIAIQDINVAWQRMLKSDVKYRFVIDIASLNA; encoded by the coding sequence ATGACGCTTAATGTAAAAGGTTACGCCGCGTTTGCTGCGAAAGAAGATTTAGCTCCTCATCATTTTGTTCGCCGCGATCCGCGTGACAACGATGTGGTTATCGAGATTTTGTATAGCGGTGTCTGTCACTCGGACATTCATAATGCGTTCAACGACTGGGGCGGCGCAAAATACCCGATGGTGCCGGGCCATGAGATCATTGGTCGCATTACGCATGTGGGCAAAGCCGTGACGAAATTCCGCGTCGGCGATTACGCCGGCGTGGGCTGTATGGTTGATTCCTGTCAGCATTGCAAACCTTGTGCGCAAGGGCTGGAACAGTATTGCGAAGAAGGAAGCACGCTGACCTACAACGATATTGATCGGCACGATCATATGCCGACCTACGGCGGCTATTCCGATAAGATCGTGGTGACGGAAAAGTTCGTCATCAAAATTCCCGAAACGTTGGATCTGAAAGGCGCAGCGCCGCTGCTTTGTGCCGGAATTACTACCTGGTCGCCGCTTCGCCACTGGAAGGTGGGGCCGGGCAGTCAGGTTGCGGTGGTGGGATTGGGCGGTCTGGGCCATATGGCGATTAAACTGGCGAAAGCGCTGGGGGCGGAGGTGACCTTGTTCAGCCGCTCCCCAAACAAAGAGGCGGATGCCCGTCGGCTGGGCGCTGCGCATATTGTGATTTCAACCGATGAAAAGCAAATGCAGGGCGTCTATAACCAGTTTGATTTAATTATTGATACCGTTCCGTATGTTCACGATCTTAAACCCTATATCCCTACGCTGGCGCTGAATGGCACCCTCGTACTGGTGGGGTATCTGGGTGATTTGGATCCGGTATTGAACAGTACGCCGCTGATCCTGGGTCGGAAATCGGTGGCAGGATCGGTCATCGGCGGCATTGCCGAAACGCAGGAGATGATCGATTTCTGTGCCGAGCACCAGATCACGTCGGATATTGAACTCATTGCTATCCAGGATATTAACGTCGCCTGGCAGCGAATGCTGAAGAGCGATGTGAAATATCGCTTCGTTATTGATATCGCCTCGCTGAACGCGTGA
- a CDS encoding AraC family transcriptional regulator, translating into MPTPINADYFFEKLETKTGLDYILRAREKVPEKGMYIKPHVHFEHEIMWFRKAKGSYSIGREKFRIENNTLIYVSPLVLHDMELEFTGDHERYILQYDRAMLSNLKYPLPVLEPHIGVVTGLNGKAADRLDFIFRWFSDVNEDEHTENEIRPLLILLLNTVLQHAITSEKISSETDSQSIFSMIINFVIAIETGTSFNISLSEAAGAVGLSPGHFSRVFKKVMQVSFKEYLLRKKIAMSVQLLRNTDLSITDIAYKCEFTDAAYYCYQFRRFIGVTPKKFRTSNLTSEQLKINENISI; encoded by the coding sequence ATGCCAACGCCGATTAATGCCGATTATTTTTTTGAGAAATTAGAGACCAAAACAGGTCTCGATTATATCCTGCGGGCACGGGAAAAAGTGCCAGAAAAGGGGATGTACATAAAACCCCATGTCCATTTCGAACACGAAATTATGTGGTTTCGCAAAGCGAAGGGCAGTTATAGCATTGGTCGGGAGAAGTTCAGGATCGAGAATAACACCTTGATTTATGTAAGCCCGTTGGTCCTGCATGACATGGAGCTGGAATTTACAGGTGACCATGAGCGTTATATCTTACAGTACGATCGGGCGATGCTCAGTAATCTAAAATATCCCCTCCCGGTGCTGGAACCCCATATCGGTGTTGTCACTGGTCTTAACGGAAAGGCTGCTGACAGGCTGGATTTCATTTTCAGATGGTTTTCAGACGTTAATGAAGACGAGCACACGGAAAATGAGATTAGGCCGCTGCTTATTCTCTTGTTGAATACGGTACTTCAGCACGCGATAACATCTGAGAAAATTTCATCTGAAACGGATAGTCAGTCAATATTTAGCATGATAATTAACTTTGTCATTGCGATAGAAACAGGGACATCCTTTAATATCAGTCTGAGCGAGGCGGCTGGTGCTGTTGGGCTGTCGCCTGGCCATTTCTCCAGAGTGTTTAAAAAGGTCATGCAGGTCAGTTTTAAAGAGTATTTACTGCGCAAGAAAATCGCGATGTCGGTCCAGCTGTTGCGTAATACCGACCTGAGTATCACTGACATTGCTTATAAATGTGAATTTACGGATGCCGCTTACTATTGCTATCAGTTTCGGCGATTTATCGGCGTTACGCCGAAAAAATTCAGAACCAGCAACCTCACCTCTGAGCAGCTTAAAATCAACGAAAATATCTCCATCTAG
- a CDS encoding outer membrane porin, OprD family, producing the protein MTSHKLRISLCAPLLLFITPHAFAEEETDYEAPSQFEKAFYDEGKLNLNTSLYIRHRAVKNPNSGKYGLGPAGIQNQTGNVAISYISGYYKDVIGFDFWGNANIKLGHTVGQSEILYYDYECGQTGEFSPCEKSYMSVSVAALKLNLGEEGTNFKLAAGYTPINSGTVKSSWGLNPHAFRGFDSALTLDKLKLTYAWADRFKNDWSRNFKPMTTTWHQNNADGLNDNGTTIKAGKIIDYIHTVGVVYNFSNTVLDVGYGEGKDYRRNWQALVERNDTLAEDVSLQSKLFYQGARYIEELSKIKDPSTEYYVGIGFNLSHNNTVWSLGYSQNYAPNTGDYNFRLTPWANSDKRDYQPTLSQLEDFNVSGARAIRVGVSYNFADFNLPELTLGGAGTYGWHVVTDVSKTGSARKYDGKMTSFDLSARYQVTDGIAKGLSFTLLPALFRATDSNYKTDRNDVKFIVGYSMKIF; encoded by the coding sequence ATGACAAGTCATAAACTCAGAATATCTCTGTGTGCACCGCTGTTGCTTTTTATTACCCCCCATGCCTTTGCGGAAGAGGAAACCGATTATGAAGCGCCTTCTCAGTTTGAGAAAGCGTTTTATGATGAAGGCAAATTAAACCTCAATACCTCGTTATATATTCGTCACCGTGCAGTGAAAAACCCGAATTCCGGGAAATACGGACTCGGTCCGGCCGGGATCCAAAACCAGACCGGGAACGTTGCGATTAGCTACATTTCTGGCTATTACAAGGATGTGATTGGTTTTGACTTCTGGGGCAATGCCAACATCAAACTCGGACATACCGTCGGACAGTCTGAAATTCTCTATTACGATTATGAATGCGGCCAGACAGGTGAGTTCAGCCCGTGTGAAAAGTCCTACATGAGCGTGTCGGTTGCGGCGCTGAAGCTGAATCTTGGCGAGGAAGGCACAAACTTTAAGCTGGCGGCGGGCTATACCCCTATCAATTCCGGTACCGTCAAAAGCAGTTGGGGACTTAACCCTCACGCGTTCCGTGGCTTTGACAGTGCCTTAACCCTCGACAAGCTGAAACTGACCTATGCCTGGGCTGACCGCTTCAAGAACGACTGGAGTCGTAATTTTAAACCGATGACCACGACCTGGCACCAGAATAACGCCGATGGTCTTAATGACAACGGCACTACCATCAAGGCCGGTAAGATCATCGATTACATTCATACGGTGGGAGTGGTCTACAACTTCAGCAATACCGTTCTCGATGTGGGATATGGTGAAGGTAAAGACTATCGCCGCAACTGGCAGGCGCTGGTTGAACGTAACGACACCCTGGCGGAAGACGTCTCACTACAAAGTAAGCTCTTCTACCAGGGGGCGCGCTATATCGAAGAGTTGTCGAAGATTAAGGATCCTTCGACGGAATACTACGTAGGGATTGGTTTTAACCTGAGCCACAACAACACCGTATGGTCTCTCGGTTACAGCCAGAACTACGCGCCAAATACCGGAGATTACAACTTCCGTTTAACCCCGTGGGCGAACTCAGATAAGCGTGACTATCAGCCGACGCTGTCGCAACTTGAAGATTTCAACGTGTCGGGTGCCCGAGCGATCCGTGTGGGAGTGAGCTATAACTTCGCTGACTTTAATTTGCCGGAACTGACCCTCGGCGGTGCCGGAACCTACGGCTGGCACGTCGTCACCGATGTCAGCAAGACCGGATCGGCGAGAAAGTATGACGGGAAGATGACGTCGTTCGACCTCTCCGCACGCTATCAGGTGACCGACGGTATCGCAAAAGGGCTCTCCTTTACCCTTCTACCGGCGCTGTTCCGCGCGACGGACAGTAACTATAAAACCGACCGTAACGACGTGAAGTTTATCGTCGGTTACAGCATGAAGATATTTTGA
- a CDS encoding family 43 glycosylhydrolase: protein MTTMTNPIIPGFNPDPSIIRVGDAYYLATSTFEWFPGVCLYKSWDLKNWRLISYPLNRRSQLDMIGNPDSGGIYAPCLSYDADRFYLIYTDVKNVSGRFWDTNNYMVTTEDIEGEWSEPTYLNSRGIDPSLFHHSDGTKWLVSMEMSYMDGGEAGFPKWNGIIIQQYDEKNNTLTGECRKIYAGTSLGITEGPHLYEYNGWYYLLVAEGGTFYNHSVTVARSKHLFGPYETDPIGQMMTSRFDCRLPLQRVGHADLIENSLGEWFIVHLCGRPLPSKGRSPMGRETAIQQVYWNDEGWLRLANNTVAPDLTVQTSLREFPWPALPEKDDFDTPILPLQYQSLRIPLSEEMCTLKERRGWLRLRGRESLSSHHYQSLLARRQTDFVFTAQTCVDFHPHSFQQMAGLVCFYDTTNYIYLHISCSEKGERTVNLMINDLNRFSLPTGEGINIPRDGVVYLKVCVRDDAANFYYSLDERTWFPVGDHVEYSKLSDEYFKERGIERFTGAFVGMCCQDFTGERIYADFDYFLYSAN from the coding sequence ATGACCACAATGACCAACCCGATTATTCCAGGCTTTAATCCTGATCCTTCCATCATCAGAGTTGGCGATGCCTATTATTTAGCGACGTCAACCTTTGAATGGTTCCCCGGCGTCTGTCTGTATAAATCCTGGGATCTCAAGAACTGGCGTCTTATTTCTTATCCGTTGAATCGGAGAAGCCAGCTCGACATGATAGGTAACCCGGACTCTGGCGGAATATATGCACCCTGTTTGAGCTACGATGCTGACAGATTCTATCTTATCTACACCGACGTTAAAAATGTGAGCGGACGTTTTTGGGATACCAATAACTATATGGTGACCACTGAAGATATTGAGGGCGAGTGGTCTGAGCCAACGTATCTCAATAGCCGGGGAATTGATCCTTCTCTCTTTCATCATAGCGATGGGACCAAGTGGCTAGTGAGTATGGAAATGAGCTATATGGATGGTGGGGAGGCCGGGTTTCCCAAATGGAATGGTATTATTATTCAGCAGTATGACGAAAAGAATAATACGCTAACGGGAGAATGCCGGAAAATATACGCCGGAACCTCGCTTGGGATCACCGAAGGACCGCATCTGTATGAATATAACGGCTGGTACTATCTGCTGGTTGCGGAAGGCGGCACCTTTTATAACCATAGCGTGACCGTGGCACGTTCAAAACATCTGTTTGGCCCCTATGAAACCGATCCTATCGGTCAAATGATGACATCACGTTTCGATTGTCGCCTGCCGTTACAGCGCGTCGGACATGCCGATCTCATTGAAAACAGCCTGGGTGAATGGTTTATCGTGCATTTATGCGGTCGGCCATTACCCTCCAAAGGCCGCAGTCCGATGGGGCGTGAAACGGCGATTCAGCAGGTTTACTGGAATGACGAGGGCTGGCTGCGGTTGGCAAATAATACCGTTGCGCCTGATTTGACGGTACAAACGTCACTGAGAGAATTCCCCTGGCCTGCGCTCCCTGAAAAAGATGATTTTGATACGCCCATTCTGCCGCTTCAATATCAGTCGTTGCGCATCCCTTTAAGTGAAGAGATGTGTACGCTGAAAGAAAGAAGAGGTTGGTTACGACTGCGCGGTCGTGAATCGCTCAGTTCACATCACTATCAGAGTTTACTGGCAAGAAGACAAACCGATTTCGTCTTCACCGCACAGACCTGCGTAGATTTTCATCCACATTCATTTCAGCAAATGGCGGGATTAGTCTGTTTTTACGACACGACAAATTATATTTATTTACATATTTCCTGCAGTGAAAAGGGGGAGAGGACGGTTAATTTGATGATTAACGACCTTAACAGATTCTCACTACCGACCGGGGAAGGGATTAACATTCCCCGTGATGGCGTGGTGTATCTTAAAGTCTGTGTGAGAGACGATGCCGCCAACTTCTATTATTCGTTAGATGAGCGCACGTGGTTTCCCGTGGGTGATCATGTGGAATACAGTAAGCTCTCTGATGAGTATTTTAAAGAAAGAGGCATTGAACGCTTCACTGGGGCTTTTGTCGGGATGTGCTGCCAGGATTTCACCGGTGAGCGCATTTATGCCGATTTTGATTATTTCCTCTATTCGGCAAATTAA
- a CDS encoding sugar isomerase domain-containing protein encodes MTMIDSYLDIVQKKLNNIAQQQSHKITVAAEKLAKVINQGGVIYIFGCGHSHIFAEDVFYRAGGIAPVRPIFIEPLMLHEGAAASSYYEKQNDYIAEYLEKYDLTDKDALIIISTSGINPAPVDAALWAKQCGAFTLALTSFLYAETQPSKHKAGLKLRDCVEMAIDNEVPIGDAVLSIPGHATPFAPVSSMTGLFIMHTLFAEVIANLGREEKCLPVFLSGNIANAAQHNERLLEKYGTQIPELTNNNDFK; translated from the coding sequence ATGACAATGATTGATAGTTATCTGGATATTGTCCAAAAAAAACTTAATAACATCGCCCAACAGCAAAGCCATAAAATCACCGTCGCCGCCGAAAAACTGGCAAAGGTAATTAACCAAGGCGGCGTGATTTATATTTTCGGGTGTGGTCACTCCCATATATTTGCTGAGGATGTATTTTATCGCGCCGGTGGTATTGCCCCCGTCCGCCCTATATTTATCGAGCCATTAATGTTGCATGAGGGCGCGGCGGCTTCATCGTATTATGAAAAACAGAATGACTATATTGCCGAGTATCTTGAAAAATATGACCTGACGGATAAAGACGCATTAATTATTATCTCTACGTCCGGGATTAATCCAGCCCCGGTAGATGCGGCGCTTTGGGCGAAACAGTGTGGTGCATTTACCTTGGCGCTGACCAGTTTCCTGTATGCTGAAACCCAGCCGTCGAAGCACAAAGCCGGCCTTAAACTGCGGGATTGCGTAGAGATGGCAATAGACAACGAGGTGCCGATTGGGGACGCGGTGCTGTCGATCCCCGGTCACGCAACACCGTTTGCGCCGGTGTCGTCAATGACTGGACTCTTTATTATGCACACCCTGTTTGCCGAAGTTATCGCGAACCTTGGGCGCGAAGAAAAATGTCTACCGGTATTTTTAAGCGGGAATATTGCTAACGCTGCTCAGCATAATGAAAGACTGCTGGAGAAATACGGCACACAAATTCCGGAACTCACGAATAATAATGATTTTAAATAA
- a CDS encoding ribonucleoside hydrolase — protein MRHFLIDTDTASDDAVALLMALRASHIQVEAITTVAGNCPLPQCVKNALICVEKSDTYFPPVYAGMTKPLFRERYYSHHIHGEDGMGDMALPEPSLRVEKMHAVDAIIEFASRFDGQLEIVTLGPLTNLAMAILKEPELVQKIKHVYVMGGAGLTPGNITPLAEFNFYVDAEAVHLVLESGLPLTVVGWEIGMGEAFINQEDIVFLNELSELGRFSVRCNKTLMAFNASRMNKIGFDLPDPTTMAVALYPEIIDSSFEAHTWIEYKNDKSYGHFVIDSTQLTGLPVNATIITRIKSGMFKQKLYSLLS, from the coding sequence ATTAAGAGCCTCTCATATTCAGGTTGAAGCGATTACCACCGTTGCGGGTAATTGCCCCTTACCCCAGTGTGTCAAAAATGCACTGATCTGCGTGGAGAAAAGCGATACTTACTTTCCTCCTGTTTACGCGGGCATGACAAAACCTCTGTTCCGGGAACGTTATTACTCGCACCATATTCATGGTGAGGATGGGATGGGTGATATGGCACTCCCCGAGCCCTCTTTGAGGGTTGAAAAAATGCATGCCGTCGATGCGATCATTGAATTTGCCTCCCGCTTTGATGGTCAGTTGGAAATTGTCACGCTGGGCCCTTTGACCAATCTCGCTATGGCGATTTTAAAAGAGCCTGAACTGGTGCAGAAAATAAAACATGTTTATGTGATGGGCGGTGCCGGACTCACCCCTGGCAATATCACCCCTTTAGCGGAGTTTAATTTCTACGTGGATGCCGAAGCGGTACACCTGGTGCTTGAATCGGGACTGCCGTTAACCGTGGTAGGCTGGGAAATTGGTATGGGCGAGGCTTTTATCAATCAGGAAGATATTGTGTTTTTAAATGAGCTCAGCGAGTTAGGCCGATTTTCCGTTCGCTGCAACAAGACGCTAATGGCGTTCAATGCAAGTCGTATGAACAAAATCGGCTTCGATTTGCCCGATCCCACCACGATGGCAGTGGCGCTGTACCCGGAAATTATTGATTCCTCTTTTGAGGCTCATACGTGGATCGAATACAAAAATGATAAATCCTACGGACACTTCGTTATCGATTCGACGCAACTGACCGGTCTGCCCGTCAATGCCACAATTATCACCCGCATAAAATCGGGCATGTTCAAGCAAAAGCTTTATTCCTTATTGTCGTAA